GGGGCGCCCGGCCACGGTGGCGCTGCCGCTGCCGCCCACAGCCCCAACCAGCAAAATGCCGGAGTCCGGTGCGTACTTCACGGCGTTTTCGACGATGTTGGCGATGACCCGTTCCAGCAGGCCGGGATCGGCCTCCACGGGGGGCATGTTTGCGGGAAGGTCGCGTCGGATGCGGCCGGATGGGATGCCGTGCAGGGCCGCCGGGAGCACGTCCTGCCAGGTGACGGGGCCCAACACGGGCGAGACCATGTCCGCACTCAGCCGCGACATGTCCAGCAGGTTTCCCACGAGGGCGTCCATCCTGTCCGAGTAGTGCTCAATGGTGGCCAGCAGCTCCGCTTCGTCCTCGGCGGAGAACTGCACCTCGCTTTGCCGCAGGCTGCTGACGGCCAGCTTGATCCCGGCCAGCGGCGTGCGGAGGTCGTGGGACACCGCACGCAGCACGGAGGTGCGGATCTTGTTGTCCTGGGCCAGCTGCTGGTACTCGCGCTGCGTGAGTGTCAGTGCCTCGCGCTGCTCCAGGGCGATCAGGTGCGCACCAAAGGCGGCCAACAGGCGGCGGTCGCTGCCCGGCAGTATCCGCCCGCTCAGCCCAAGGATCCAGTGGTCCGAAATTTCCAGGACGTTGTCCGCCGCGTCGGGGCTTTGCGGCGGGCTTTCCCCCACGCTGGCGTCGGGCAGCCAGCCGCCGTGGTCACCGTCCGGACCGCCGCCCGCGCCGCCGCCGCCCAGGCCGGAGAACAAGGCCACGGATCGCATGCCAAAGTGTTCGCGCACCTGCTCCAAAAACACCTGGACAGTGTCCTGTGAGGCAAGGATGCCCCGGGCCAGCTCGCTCAGGGTGGCGGCCTCGGCGCTGGCCCTGTTGGCCTCCCGGGACCGCCTGGCGGACCGGTCCACGGCGAGCGCCACGGCCACGGCCACCATCAGGAACACGAGCAGCGCCAGAAGGTTCTCCGGGTCGCTGATGGTCAGGGTGCCGAGAGGCGGCGCGGAGTAGAAGTTCAGCAGGAGGCTGCTCCACATTGCGGCCACCACGGCCGGCCACAGGCCGCCCACCAGGGCCACCGCTATGGTGGCGGCGAACTGGATGAGCATGGTCAGCTGCAGACTAAGCTCGCCCGTGCCCAGCTGCACCAGCACGGGCAGCAGCGCGGCCAGCGCAAAGCCGACAATGGCGCGCTTCCTGTTCAGGTCCCCCCGGCTGAACTGCAGGCCGGACTTTCCGCCCAAGGGATGCGGGACCATGTGGACGTCGATGTCGCCCGCGTCGCGGACCACCCTGGCACCAACGCCGGGCCTGGCCAGCACACCCAGCAGCGGCTTGCGGCGGGATGTGCCGATGACAATCTGGGTGGCTCCCACGCTGCGGGCAAAGTCCAGAAGGGCGCGGGCGGTGTCCTCCCCGCCCACCGAGTGGTAGCTGCCGCCAAGGTCGGTGACGAGCTGTCGCTGCCCTTCCAGGGCCAGCGGGACGCTGCCCGCCACCCCGTCGGAGCGCGGGATGTGCACCGCCATGAGCTCGCCGCCGCTGACCCGGCTCAGGATCCGGGCTGCCCGGCGGAGCAGGAACTCGCCTTCTGCGCCGCCACTCAGGCCCACCACCACGCGTTCGCGGGTGGGCCAGCTGGCCTCGATGCCGTGGGACTCGCGGTATTTGGCAACGCCTTCCTCCACGCGGTCGGCCAGCCACAACAGCGCCAGTTCGCGCAGGGCGGTCAGGTTGCCCAGCCGGAAGTCGTTTGCCATGGCGGCGTCCACCAAGTCCCTGGCATAAACGTTGCCGGCGCTCAGGCGCTGGCGCAGCAGCTCCGGCGGGATGTCCACCAGCTCAATCTGTTCGGCCCGGCGCACAACGTCGTCCGGCACGGTCTCCTGCTGCCGGACGCCAGTGATGGCCTCGACCACGTCGGCCAGGGATGCCAGGTGCTGGACGTTGACGGTGGAGTAGACGTCGATGCCGGCTGCCAGTAGTTCCTCCACGTCCTGCCAGCGCTTGGCGTTTCCGGCGCCGGGAACGTTTGAGTGGGCGTATTCGTCCACGAGGGCCAGCGCGGGGCGCCGCGCCAGCAGGGCGGCCATGTCGAGTTCGTCAAAGTCGGAACCGCGGTGGGTGACGGTCTTGGCGGGCAGTTGCTCCAGACCGTCCAGTAGTGCGCGCGTCCGGTCACGGCCGTGGTCCAGGACAATCCCGGCCACGACGTCCACGCCCGCGCCCGCCTGGACGTGACCCTCCTCCAGCATGGCGTAGGTTTTGCCCACGCCGGGGGCCGCCCCCAGGAAGATCCGCAGTATGCCCCGTGCCATAGCGCCCATTCTCGCAGCACGCCAGGGCCTGGCCATCGCTTGTTGCACCGCGGCGGTGTTGTCGGCCACCAGTTCCCGCACCTTGGCCTGCCCACGCTGATTCGAAACTGCAGCTGATGATGTGATTTGCCCGGTTCCATCGCATCAGCTGCAGTTTCGAATCGGCGGATCCTGACTTTTCGCATCAGCTGCAGTTTCAAGCCTGGCAGCGGCGGGGAAACCTGCGCCGGGCGGCACCGGATGCGTCGCCAACAGCATCAGGCCGAGAAGCCGCCGTCGGCCTTGATCAGCTGGCCGCTTACCCACCGCCCGGCCGGGGACAGCAGGAACGCAGCGGTCGGTGCAACGTCCGCAGGGGACCCGAGCCTGCCGCCCGGCTGCAGTGCGGTCAGCTCCGCCCGGATGGAATCGTCCATCCAACCGGTGTCGACGGGACCGGGGTTGAGGACGTTGGCGCTGATCCCCTGGCCCCCAAGCTCGCGGGCGGCGGCGATCACAATCCTGTCCAGGGCACCCTTGGAGGCGCCGTAGGGCAGGTTAAACGCAGTGTGGTCGCTGGTCAGCGCAACGATCGCACCGCCGTCGGGCCCGGCCTGACGGGCAAACGCCGCGATGAGCTGCCAGCTGGCGCGGGTGTTGACGGCAAAATGGCGTTCAAAGCTCTCCGGCGAGGTGTCCAGGATGGCGGAGTCCACCGACTCGCTGTGCGAAAGCACCATGCCCTCCAGCGGCCCCGACTCCCGGGCAATCTGCTCAAAAAGGCGGTCGACGGCGGACGGGTCGGCCAGGTCGGCCGGTAAGGCCCGGACCCGGGCGCCGGCAGCGGTGAGTTCGGCCATGAGCGTGCGGACGTCGTCGGGCTGTTCGCCCCAGGGCATGCGGGAATCGTACGGCTGCCAGTAGTTAAGGACCAGGTCCCAGCCGTCGGCCGCGAGCGCCCGGGCGATGCCGGCACCGATTCCCACGGTGCGCCCTGCTCCGGTGACCAATGCGGTTCTGTGGTTCATGCACCCACCCTACGGGCATGCGCCGCCTTTCACGGGCGGCGCGGTAAGTTGGGATTGGGCCCACCGGTCCGCCGGAATTCCGCCGCGAACCCGCGCGCATGCATTGAAAGGCCGTCATGACCCCCACACTGCCCACACCCAAGCCAGGCTTTGTTCCAGGACGCGTGACGAAGCCTGCCGTGCCCGCCCGGAAGCCTGCCGGCCAGGGAAAGAGAAAGCCGGTTCCGGCGCATCCCGCGGCGGACACGGCCTCCATCAGCGCCGTCATCCGGGAGGCTGCCGACGCCGCCAAGAAGCGTGTCGTGGCCTTCATCAACGCCCACCTGGTGCCGATCGACGGCGAACCTTTCGACGGCACCGTCCTGGTGGAGGGGGGGAAGATCCTGGCCTTGGGAGCCTCCGTGCAGGTGCCGGACGGGGCGGAGGTCCTGGACGCGAAGGGCCAGTGGCTGCTGCCCGGCTTCATCGACGCGCATGTGCATTTGGGCATGCACCCAGAGGGTGAGGTGGGCTCCACCAGCGATGTCAACGAGATGACCGACCCGGTCATGGCGGCGGTCCGGGCCATCGACGCCGTCGACCCCTTTGACCCCGGATTTGACGACGCCCTGTCCGGCGGCGTCACGGCCGTGAACGTCAATCCCGGCTCCGGCAACCCCATCGGCGGACTCGCCGTGGCCATGCACACGCACGGGCGGTACATCGAGGAGATGGTGCTGCGCTCCCCCAGCGGGCTGAAGTCCGCGCTGGGCGAGAATCCCAAGCACGTTTACGGTGAAAAGAAGCAAACGCCCTCCACCCGGCTGGGCACGGCCCTGGTGATCCGCCAGGCGTTCATGGAGGCGCAGAACTGGCTGGCCAAGCCCGAACCGCGTCCACGCGATGCGCATATGGAGGCCCTGGCCATGGTGTTGCGACGCGAAATTCCGTGGCGCCAGCACTGCCACCGCACCGACGACGTCGCCACGGCGCTCCGCCTGGCCGACGAGTTCGGCTACGACCTGGTCATTGACCACGGCACCGAGGCGCACGTCATTGGTGACGTGCTGGCGGCCCGCGGCGTCCCCGTGCTCATCGGCCCGCTGTTCACCACCAAATCCAAGCCGGAACTGCGCGGGCGCTCCCTGGCCAACCCGGGCAGGCTCGCAGCGGCCGGTGTGGAAATCTCGCTGATCACCGACCACCCCGTGGTGCCCATCAACTTCCTGGTCCACCAGGCCACCTTTGCTGTGAAGGAGGGCCTGGACCGGCGCACCGCGCTGCGGGCCCTCACCATCAACCCGGCCAAGGTGCTGGGGCTCGACGGACGGATCGGCTCGCTGGCCCCAGGCAAGGACGCGGACTTGGTGCTTTGGAGCGGGGATCCCCTGGATGTCATGCAGCGCGCCATGAAGGTGTTCATCGGCGGCAAGCCCGTCTACACCTACGACGACGTCGCCCGGGCGGGTGCCGCGGCCTCCCGCGTGTAGCCCTCTCCGGTGCCCGGGGGCAGGCCTGCTGTGGCGGCGCCTGGGAACGGCCTGCTGTGGCGGCGCCTGGGAGCGGCCTCACGGGCCTGCCCCCAGGCTGGACGCATTGAAGGGGCGTTTCACCTACCCGTTCGTGCAGGTGAAACGCCCCTTCAGGGTGCTACGGGCGAGCTGCCCGTGGTGCTGCTTAGGCCGGGAGCTGCAGGACGGCACCTGTGAAGATCAGGTCCGGGTGGATGACGGTGTTGGCGTTCGCCTGGTAGACGGCTTCCCACCCGCCCTTGATGCCCAGCTTCTGCGCAATCGTGCTCAGGGTGTCGCCGGACTGGATGGTGTAGGTCTTGCCGCTGAGCTCAACGGAAGCGGGGGCCGGAGCCTGCTGGACCGGAGCCTGCTCGACCGGGGCCTGCTGGGCCGGGGCCTGCTCGACCGGGGCCTGCTGGACCGGGGCAACCTCGGAGGACTGGGCGGCCACGGGGGCCGGCGCGGGAACGGCTGCCGGCGAGTAGGCCTGGCCACCCCCGCCGGAGAGTCCCAGCTGTGCTGCGCAGGAGGGCCATGCCCCCCAGCCCTGACCGGCCTGGACACGCTCGGCTACGGCGATCTGCTGTGCTCGGGTGGCGTTCTGGGGAGAGCCGGTGCCGCCGTAGGCCGCCCAGGTGCTGGGGGTGAACTGCAGTCCACCGGAGAAACCGTTGCCGGTGTTGATGGACCAGTTGCCGCCGCTTTCACACTGTGCGAGGGCGTCCCATGTGCTGCCGGAGGCTGCGTTCGCGCCGGTTCCGGCAACGGCCAGTCCAGCACCGGCAATGGCGGCAACCGCAAGTCCGCGGCTGATGTTGCGTGTAAGTTTCGTGTTCTTCATGGATGCGTGCTCCCAAAGGCCACCTTCGCTCCATCCGTCCCCGGACATCTGCGCGCCACCGTCGAACCTGTTGGTATGGAGGTCGTTTCCGTGGCCTGCTGCGTGACGGTGTGCGGTGTTGGCAGGCCCGGGCATTCGTGGGCCGCAGGAGACGCGGCCGGCCCCTGAGGGCATGGTCAACGGTAGATCGAAACCAAATCGATATGCAAATCAGGTAATCGTGACCTAATTGTCACCGTAATTTTCAGTTTCATGGTGTATTTAAGATCGACTATGATCCTTGACCGGCCTTCCCGCACAGCTGTACGAAGTTGTCTTTCATCCACGGAGCCGTGCGTCAGCCGCCGCTTTTCGCACCCAGCGCGAGCCCGGACCTTCCGCAGCAGCCTGGTGGGCGCACTCTGTAGCATGAGTGGCGTGGCGCCAAGGGGTGGACTTGACCTCAAGCTGACTTGAGCCGGTTGGCTGGTGATGTTCCGCTTGGCCACCACCGCCAAGGAGCCCGCATGAGCGTCCCGTTGTTCCCCGCCGATTTCCGGCATGGTCCCGCTGCCCACCGCGTCTCCGTAAAAACGGCGGCCCGGTCACGCGGACACTCGAACATATACCCGCACCTACGCCTCAAGGTTCAGGAGACATCATGACAGTTTGGACTTGCGCCACGTGTGCCATCGAACATCCGGACACAGCGGCACCACCGAAAATTTGTGAAATCTGCGCCGACGAACGGCAGTACATTCCGGCAGGCGGTCAACGTTGGACCACCAGGGAGGAGCTTGCGGTCGCCGGGCACCGCATCAGGGTGACGGAGCTCGAACCCCGCCTCCACGCCATGGAAGCCGTCCCAGTGGATCCGCCGTCCGGACCCGGCCATCCGGTTGTGGGAGGGCCGGGCGGAAATCCTGCCGGGGATGCGCATGATCCAGTGCGGCGGACACTTTGCCGGCAGCAGCGTGCTGCACTGGCCGGCGGGCGCAGCGGGCCGCGGTGCCCTCCTGACGGGCGACACGATTGGAATCGGCGCCGACAGGAAATCGGTGAATGCGATGCGCAGCTACGTCAACAACATCCCGCTGCCGCGCAAGGCCATCCAGCGCATCCTGGACACCGTCTCACCGCTCGAATTCGACCGGCTCTACGGTGCCTTCCGTGTCATCACCGCCGACGCCCGGCCCATCGTCCGGAGGTCGCTGCTGCGCTACATGGACTGGCTGGAGGGAATCCCGGCCGAATGACCGGCGTGGTACCGACGCTCGCGCATTTACGGGTGGCAGAAACGAGACGCTCCTGCAGTGGGTGCAGGAGCGTCCGCCGTTCTACTGCCACAGCTGCAGGAGCGTCTAATGAGCGCAGAGGGTCAGAGCGAGCTGATGGCCTGGTCCAGGTCCGCGATCAGGTCCGCGACGTCCTCGATGCCCACGGACAGGCGGATCAGGTTCTCCGGGACCGCAAGCTCGGTGCCCTTGACGGAGGCGTGGGTCATCTCCGACGGGTAGTTCATGAGCGATTCGATGCCGCCCAGGGACTCCGCCAGCGTGAACACGTGCGTGGACTCGGCCACCTTTCGCGCCGCCGCCTCGCCGCCCTTGAACTGCACGGAGATCATGCCGCCGAAGCCGCGCATCTGGCGGGCGGCGAGCTCGTGCCCGGGGTGGTCGGGCAGGCCCGGGTACAGCACGGTTTCCACCTCGGGGCGGGTCAGCAGCCATTCGGCGATTTCCTGCGCGTTGGAGGAGTGGCGGTCCATGCGCACGCCCAGCGTCTTCAGGCCGCGGGTGGTCAGCCATGCCTCCATCGGTGCCGAAACGGCGCCCACCGCGAACTGCACGAAGCCGATCTTCTCGGCGGCCTCCGCGTCGGAGAGGATGATGGCGCCGCCCGACGCGTCGGAGTGGCCGCCGATGTACTTGGTGGTGGAGTGGACCACCACGTCAGCGCCCAGGGCGAGCGGGTTCTGCAGGTAGGGGGACGCAAAGGTGTTGTCGACCACCAGGAGGGCCCCGGCGTCGTGGGCCACCTGGGCGAGCGCGGCGATGTCGGTGATCTTCATCATCGGGTTCGACGGCGTCTCCACCCAGACCATCTTCGTCTTGCCTTCGGGCCCGCCCGCGGCAACGGAGGAGGCCAGCGCGCCGCCGTCGTTCATGTCCACGGCGGTGTTGCTGATGCCCCAGACGGACAGGACGCGATTGATGAGCCGGTAGGTGCCGCCGTAGACGTCGTTGCCCATGACGATGTGGTCGCCGGGGGCCAGGAGCGCGCGGATCAGGGCGTCTTCGGCGGCCAGGCCGGAGGCGAAGCTGAACGCGAACTCGCCGCCTTCCAGCGCGGCGAGCTGGGCCTGCAGCGCGTCGCGCGTGGGGTTGGTGCCGCGGCCGTATTCATAGCCGTTGCGCAGCTTGCCTATCCCGTCCTGGGCAAAGGTGGTGGTTTGGTACAGCGGCGGGATGACGGAGCCCGTGGTGGGGTCGGGGGTCTGCCCGGAGTGGACGGCGCGCGTGTTGAAGCCTGCGGTGGTGTGGTCAGTCATGATGCCTCCTGGCAAGTCAGTCGTTGAGGTAGTTCAGCAGGTCGTGGCGGGTCAGCACGCCTACGGGCGCCCCGACGAACGTGACCATGAGCGCGTCCACGTCCTGCAGCTTGGCGCGCGCGGCTGAGATGGGTTCCAGCGAACCGATGATGGGCAGCTGCGGCTGCATGTGGTCGGTGATCTTGTCCGTCAGCTTCGCCTCGTGGCGGAACAGCTTGCCGGTCAGCGTGCGTTCATCCACGGCGCCGATGACCTCGCCCATCACGACGGGAGGCTCGGCGGAGAGCACGGGAATCTGGGACACGCCGTATTCGGCCATGAGGTTGATGACGTCGCGGACGGTCTCGTTCGGGTGGATGTGGACCAGGTCGGGCAGCTGCCCGGTCTTGGACTTCAGCACGTCCCCGATGGCGGGCTCGTCGGTGGCCTTCAGGAAGCCGTACGACTGCATCCACTTGTCGTCGAAGATCTTGGCCAGGTAGCCGCGCCCGCTGTCCGGCAGGAGCACGACGACGACTGCCTCCGGTCCCAGCCCCTTGGCGGCTTCGAGGGCGGCCACCACGGCCATGCCGGAGGACCCGCCCACCAGCAGGCCTTCTTCCCGGGCCAGGCGGCGGGTCATGGCGAAGGAGTCGTTGTCAGTGACGGCGATGATCTCGTGCGGGACCTTGGGATCGTACGAGGCGGGCCACATGTCCTCGCCCACACCCTCCACCAGGTACGGCCGGCCTGTGCCGCCGGAGTACACGGAGCCTTCCGGGTCGGCGCCGATGATCCGGACTTCGCCGCCGTCGGCTTCCGGGCGGTCCTTGGAGGCTTCGCGCAGGTACCTGCCAGTGCCGGTGATGGTGCCGCCGGTGCCCACCCCGGCGACAAAGTGGGTGACCTTGCCTTCAGTGTCGCGCCAGATTTCGGGCCCGGTGGTCTCGTAGTGGCTCAGCGGGCCGTTTTGGTTGGAGAACTGGTCGGGCTTGTAGGCGCCGGGAATCTCCTTGACCAGGCGGTCGGAGACGCCGTAGTAGGACTGCGGGCTGTCGGCGTCGACCGCCGTCGGGGTCACCACAACTTCGGCCCCGTAGGCCCCCAGGACGGCACGCTTGTCCTCGCCCACCTTGTCCGGCACCACGAACACGCAGTTGTAGCCGCGCTGCTGCGCCACCATGGCCATGGCCACGCCGGTGTTGCCGCTGGTCGGTTCCACCACGGTGCCGCCGGGACGGATCCTGCCTTCCTTGGCAGCCTCGTCCAGCATCTTGACGGCAATGCGGTCCTTGGCGGAGCCACCCGGGTTCATGTATTCAAGCTTCACCAGGACGGTGGCCTGGAGCCCAAAGGTCACCTTGTTCAGCTTGACCAACGGGGTGTTGCCAATAAGGTCAAGGACGGAGTTTGCATACTTCATAAGTCCAAAGTATCCCCGCCGTGTCAGTCCGGCCAAAGGAGGTTACCGTTTGGGGCATGTGCGGCCCTAGGATCGGAAGAGTGCTCACCGCTGTGGATGCCCTCCCGGACCGGCCCAGGCGCGTCCTGGTGGCAGGCGTCAGCGGCGCCGGCAAGACCACCCTGGCCAGGCGCATAGGGGTGGTACTGGGCGTGCCCCACACTGAAATCGACGCACTGTTCCACGGACCGGGCTGGCAGCCGCGCGCGGACTTCATGGCCGACGTCGAACACCTCGCCAGTGCGGCGGCCTGGGCTACGGAGTGGCAGTACAGTGCGGCCCGGCCGTTGCTGGCGGAACGGGCGGAGCTGCTCGTCTGGCTTGACTTCCCGGTGCAGGTCTCCATGTCCAGGCTCGTCCGGCGCACGGTGCGGCGCCGGCTTCGCCAGGAGGAGCTGTGGAACGGCAACATCGAACCGGCGTTCTGGAGTTTCTTTACCGATCCCGACCACATTGTCCGGTGGGGCTGGCGTACCCGGCACAAGCTCAGGTCAGTGGTGCCTGGCCTGGAACGGGAGTTTCCCGGGCTGTGCGTGGTGCGGCTGGCCTCGCCCCGGGACGTGGAAACCTGGGTGGATAATCTTCAGCATTCCGTCGCCTCCGGCTGGTAATCTCGGGCCATGACCCCGGAGGAACTTGCCACGCTCACCCTGCTGCGGCGTGCGCGGGACATGATCGACAAGGACTATGCGCTGCCGCTCGATGTGCCAACCATCGCCCGGAAGGCCTTCATGTCCCCCGCCCATTTTTCCCGCAAGTTCCGTGCCGCGTACGGGGAGACGCCCTACAATTACCTGATGACCCGGCGCATTGAACGGGCAGCCATGCTGCTTCGGTCCGGCATCTCCGTGACCGACGCCTGCATGGCGGTGGGCGCCACCTCGCTGGGGTCCTTCAGTTCCCGG
This genomic stretch from Arthrobacter dokdonellae harbors:
- a CDS encoding amidohydrolase, whose translation is MTPTLPTPKPGFVPGRVTKPAVPARKPAGQGKRKPVPAHPAADTASISAVIREAADAAKKRVVAFINAHLVPIDGEPFDGTVLVEGGKILALGASVQVPDGAEVLDAKGQWLLPGFIDAHVHLGMHPEGEVGSTSDVNEMTDPVMAAVRAIDAVDPFDPGFDDALSGGVTAVNVNPGSGNPIGGLAVAMHTHGRYIEEMVLRSPSGLKSALGENPKHVYGEKKQTPSTRLGTALVIRQAFMEAQNWLAKPEPRPRDAHMEALAMVLRREIPWRQHCHRTDDVATALRLADEFGYDLVIDHGTEAHVIGDVLAARGVPVLIGPLFTTKSKPELRGRSLANPGRLAAAGVEISLITDHPVVPINFLVHQATFAVKEGLDRRTALRALTINPAKVLGLDGRIGSLAPGKDADLVLWSGDPLDVMQRAMKVFIGGKPVYTYDDVARAGAAASRV
- a CDS encoding SDR family oxidoreductase, with amino-acid sequence MNHRTALVTGAGRTVGIGAGIARALAADGWDLVLNYWQPYDSRMPWGEQPDDVRTLMAELTAAGARVRALPADLADPSAVDRLFEQIARESGPLEGMVLSHSESVDSAILDTSPESFERHFAVNTRASWQLIAAFARQAGPDGGAIVALTSDHTAFNLPYGASKGALDRIVIAAARELGGQGISANVLNPGPVDTGWMDDSIRAELTALQPGGRLGSPADVAPTAAFLLSPAGRWVSGQLIKADGGFSA
- a CDS encoding helix-turn-helix transcriptional regulator — encoded protein: MTPEELATLTLLRRARDMIDKDYALPLDVPTIARKAFMSPAHFSRKFRAAYGETPYNYLMTRRIERAAMLLRSGISVTDACMAVGATSLGSFSSRFSEIMGETPRAYRAREHSAVEAMPSCLARFATRPLRSAAPPAEGSDPLPAPAAAAPGKASRIEEAAQRAAG
- a CDS encoding MBL fold metallo-hydrolase, whose amino-acid sequence is MIQCGGHFAGSSVLHWPAGAAGRGALLTGDTIGIGADRKSVNAMRSYVNNIPLPRKAIQRILDTVSPLEFDRLYGAFRVITADARPIVRRSLLRYMDWLEGIPAE
- a CDS encoding DUF4118 domain-containing protein, encoding MARGILRIFLGAAPGVGKTYAMLEEGHVQAGAGVDVVAGIVLDHGRDRTRALLDGLEQLPAKTVTHRGSDFDELDMAALLARRPALALVDEYAHSNVPGAGNAKRWQDVEELLAAGIDVYSTVNVQHLASLADVVEAITGVRQQETVPDDVVRRAEQIELVDIPPELLRQRLSAGNVYARDLVDAAMANDFRLGNLTALRELALLWLADRVEEGVAKYRESHGIEASWPTRERVVVGLSGGAEGEFLLRRAARILSRVSGGELMAVHIPRSDGVAGSVPLALEGQRQLVTDLGGSYHSVGGEDTARALLDFARSVGATQIVIGTSRRKPLLGVLARPGVGARVVRDAGDIDVHMVPHPLGGKSGLQFSRGDLNRKRAIVGFALAALLPVLVQLGTGELSLQLTMLIQFAATIAVALVGGLWPAVVAAMWSSLLLNFYSAPPLGTLTISDPENLLALLVFLMVAVAVALAVDRSARRSREANRASAEAATLSELARGILASQDTVQVFLEQVREHFGMRSVALFSGLGGGGAGGGPDGDHGGWLPDASVGESPPQSPDAADNVLEISDHWILGLSGRILPGSDRRLLAAFGAHLIALEQREALTLTQREYQQLAQDNKIRTSVLRAVSHDLRTPLAGIKLAVSSLRQSEVQFSAEDEAELLATIEHYSDRMDALVGNLLDMSRLSADMVSPVLGPVTWQDVLPAALHGIPSGRIRRDLPANMPPVEADPGLLERVIANIVENAVKYAPDSGILLVGAVGGSGSATVAGRPASELRVVDHGKGVPAEHVMAMFRPFQRLDDVSYGAAGGTGVGLGLAVAKGFIEIMGGVLEAEMTPGGGLTMVIRLPLSTGITTTGNGPGNG
- a CDS encoding cystathionine gamma-synthase, translating into MTDHTTAGFNTRAVHSGQTPDPTTGSVIPPLYQTTTFAQDGIGKLRNGYEYGRGTNPTRDALQAQLAALEGGEFAFSFASGLAAEDALIRALLAPGDHIVMGNDVYGGTYRLINRVLSVWGISNTAVDMNDGGALASSVAAGGPEGKTKMVWVETPSNPMMKITDIAALAQVAHDAGALLVVDNTFASPYLQNPLALGADVVVHSTTKYIGGHSDASGGAIILSDAEAAEKIGFVQFAVGAVSAPMEAWLTTRGLKTLGVRMDRHSSNAQEIAEWLLTRPEVETVLYPGLPDHPGHELAARQMRGFGGMISVQFKGGEAAARKVAESTHVFTLAESLGGIESLMNYPSEMTHASVKGTELAVPENLIRLSVGIEDVADLIADLDQAISSL
- a CDS encoding P-loop NTPase family protein; this translates as MLTAVDALPDRPRRVLVAGVSGAGKTTLARRIGVVLGVPHTEIDALFHGPGWQPRADFMADVEHLASAAAWATEWQYSAARPLLAERAELLVWLDFPVQVSMSRLVRRTVRRRLRQEELWNGNIEPAFWSFFTDPDHIVRWGWRTRHKLRSVVPGLEREFPGLCVVRLASPRDVETWVDNLQHSVASGW
- a CDS encoding LysM peptidoglycan-binding domain-containing protein, producing the protein MKNTKLTRNISRGLAVAAIAGAGLAVAGTGANAASGSTWDALAQCESGGNWSINTGNGFSGGLQFTPSTWAAYGGTGSPQNATRAQQIAVAERVQAGQGWGAWPSCAAQLGLSGGGGQAYSPAAVPAPAPVAAQSSEVAPVQQAPVEQAPAQQAPVEQAPVQQAPAPASVELSGKTYTIQSGDTLSTIAQKLGIKGGWEAVYQANANTVIHPDLIFTGAVLQLPA
- a CDS encoding cystathionine beta-synthase, coding for MKYANSVLDLIGNTPLVKLNKVTFGLQATVLVKLEYMNPGGSAKDRIAVKMLDEAAKEGRIRPGGTVVEPTSGNTGVAMAMVAQQRGYNCVFVVPDKVGEDKRAVLGAYGAEVVVTPTAVDADSPQSYYGVSDRLVKEIPGAYKPDQFSNQNGPLSHYETTGPEIWRDTEGKVTHFVAGVGTGGTITGTGRYLREASKDRPEADGGEVRIIGADPEGSVYSGGTGRPYLVEGVGEDMWPASYDPKVPHEIIAVTDNDSFAMTRRLAREEGLLVGGSSGMAVVAALEAAKGLGPEAVVVVLLPDSGRGYLAKIFDDKWMQSYGFLKATDEPAIGDVLKSKTGQLPDLVHIHPNETVRDVINLMAEYGVSQIPVLSAEPPVVMGEVIGAVDERTLTGKLFRHEAKLTDKITDHMQPQLPIIGSLEPISAARAKLQDVDALMVTFVGAPVGVLTRHDLLNYLND